The following are encoded in a window of Rhizobium sp. WYJ-E13 genomic DNA:
- a CDS encoding efflux transporter outer membrane subunit: MPLPAKFEEGSNKSNGNVVTEQWWTAYRDTKLDGWVVYGLSENLDVLQALESINSASANVTIAGAGSLPSLTVDASHTVSGEKGRLRTTVGATNTTGGDASLSWLLDFFGQYRRSKESAIASLGAAYATADDAKLTFLKDLVDSYIDARYYQERIALSQANLKSRQQTYELTLLQLKAGAASRLDVVQAEGLVQSTKADIPGLEQSFTESAHQIATLLGMPAASLTDELRKSAGQPVFHGDIRAGIPADLIRNRPDIRKAERELAAAVADIGAAEAQLYPSISLSGSISPSWVKSSGAGGGGLTSWSFGPTLSLPIFDGGKLRANVEVEKSDARTQYLAWKAAVLNGVEEVENAISAVRRDTQTLEPWRRQVQTAQEALALSTTSYKDGASSLLDVLDAQRSVSDAEESLAATVQQVAKDYADLYVAVGAGYVAQEGHSDFAGARTQARVRTR; encoded by the coding sequence ATGCCGCTTCCAGCGAAATTCGAAGAGGGGAGTAACAAGAGCAACGGCAATGTCGTGACGGAGCAGTGGTGGACCGCCTATCGCGACACGAAGCTCGACGGGTGGGTCGTTTACGGCCTCAGCGAGAACCTTGATGTGCTGCAGGCGCTCGAAAGCATCAACTCGGCTTCCGCCAACGTAACGATTGCCGGTGCAGGGAGCCTGCCGAGCCTGACTGTCGACGCATCTCATACAGTATCCGGCGAGAAGGGACGGCTCCGCACCACGGTTGGCGCCACGAACACAACGGGGGGCGATGCCAGCCTTTCCTGGCTGCTCGACTTCTTCGGCCAGTACCGTCGCTCGAAAGAGAGCGCGATTGCCTCGCTTGGGGCAGCCTATGCGACGGCCGACGATGCAAAACTCACTTTTCTGAAGGACCTGGTCGACAGCTATATCGACGCCCGCTACTACCAGGAGCGCATCGCGCTTTCTCAGGCGAACTTGAAATCCCGCCAGCAGACCTACGAACTCACGCTGCTGCAGCTCAAGGCAGGTGCGGCCTCCCGCCTCGACGTCGTTCAGGCCGAGGGCTTGGTACAGTCGACGAAGGCCGACATTCCCGGCCTCGAACAGAGCTTCACCGAGTCGGCCCATCAAATTGCAACCTTGCTCGGAATGCCGGCGGCCTCGCTGACGGACGAGCTGCGCAAGAGCGCGGGCCAGCCGGTTTTCCACGGCGACATTCGCGCCGGCATTCCGGCCGATCTTATCCGCAATCGTCCCGATATTCGCAAGGCAGAACGCGAGCTGGCGGCGGCCGTGGCCGATATCGGCGCAGCCGAAGCCCAGCTCTATCCGTCGATCTCGCTTTCCGGCTCGATTTCTCCGAGCTGGGTCAAATCGTCCGGCGCCGGTGGCGGCGGCCTGACGAGCTGGTCTTTCGGGCCAACGCTCAGCCTGCCGATCTTCGATGGCGGAAAATTGCGGGCCAATGTCGAGGTCGAGAAATCCGATGCCAGGACCCAATATCTGGCGTGGAAGGCAGCGGTGCTGAACGGCGTCGAAGAAGTTGAAAACGCGATCTCGGCCGTTCGCCGTGACACGCAGACGCTGGAACCGTGGCGCAGACAGGTGCAGACGGCACAGGAAGCGCTCGCGCTATCGACCACCAGCTACAAGGATGGCGCTTCGTCGCTGCTCGATGTCCTGGATGCGCAGCGCTCGGTTTCCGACGCTGAGGAAAGCCTTGCAGCCACCGTGCAGCAGGTCGCCAAGGACTATGCAGATTTGTACGTCGCCGTGGGTGCCGGCTACGTGGCGCAAGAAGGACACTCCGATTTCGCAGGGGCCAGAACGCAAGCACGAGTTCGAACCAGGTAG
- a CDS encoding ATP-binding protein, whose protein sequence is MPRLFWKFFAIIWLTFVVGVGAVILIVNLFQIPPPGRDREYQERAIILALTANVLARDGEEAAQRFIRTSEVTTPLGLTLSKMADPSACTGEGTAEMRTVLKDATCYRISVAPEASFLLNIMDNLALLVPWLAIFVSSTVAAAALARYLIRPVVHLRDGLSALAHGRFDFRIGDQMAGRRDEVTALAHDFDSTAARLQELQDAQQRLFHDVSHELRSPLSRLQAAVGVLRQSPARLGAMLDRMDREVERLDTLVGEVLTLARLTVGSGLPLKTQTLDVIELLNEILGDAAFEAQAREVSITTGVDGVFRAEVEGELIYRALENVVRNAVKYTADHSFISVSCEATADRLKICVTDQGPGVRRDELERIFQPFSRGKDAVPRGGYGLGLAITRQAIERHGGRVHASLPEAGGLAITLELPRQPRSFGRDFT, encoded by the coding sequence GGAGTACCAGGAGCGGGCGATCATCCTGGCGCTGACGGCGAACGTGCTCGCAAGGGACGGGGAGGAGGCCGCCCAGCGCTTCATCCGCACAAGTGAGGTGACGACGCCGCTTGGGCTGACGCTTTCGAAGATGGCGGACCCGAGTGCGTGCACAGGCGAAGGCACGGCGGAGATGAGAACCGTCCTCAAGGACGCAACTTGCTACCGGATCTCCGTGGCGCCGGAAGCCAGCTTCCTTCTCAACATCATGGATAACCTGGCTCTGCTGGTGCCTTGGCTTGCGATCTTCGTTTCGAGCACCGTCGCCGCGGCAGCACTCGCCAGATACCTCATTCGTCCGGTCGTCCACCTTCGCGACGGCCTGAGTGCGCTTGCCCACGGCCGTTTCGACTTCCGCATCGGAGACCAGATGGCGGGACGAAGGGACGAGGTCACCGCGCTGGCGCATGATTTCGATTCCACCGCCGCACGGCTGCAAGAGCTTCAGGATGCGCAGCAGAGACTGTTCCATGACGTTTCCCATGAGCTGCGTTCGCCCTTGTCCCGCCTGCAGGCCGCAGTCGGCGTCCTCCGGCAGAGCCCGGCCAGGCTCGGCGCCATGCTGGATCGTATGGACAGGGAGGTCGAACGGCTCGATACGTTGGTGGGAGAGGTTCTGACGCTTGCCAGGCTGACGGTGGGATCCGGCCTGCCGCTGAAGACGCAGACCCTCGATGTCATCGAACTCCTGAACGAAATCCTCGGCGACGCGGCCTTCGAAGCCCAGGCGCGTGAGGTCTCGATCACCACGGGGGTCGACGGCGTCTTCCGCGCCGAGGTCGAGGGCGAGCTCATCTACAGGGCGCTCGAAAACGTCGTCCGCAACGCGGTCAAGTATACCGCCGATCATTCGTTCATCTCTGTGTCCTGCGAGGCGACGGCCGACCGCCTCAAGATCTGCGTTACGGATCAGGGGCCGGGCGTCAGGCGAGACGAACTCGAACGGATCTTCCAGCCGTTTTCACGCGGGAAGGATGCCGTGCCGAGAGGCGGATACGGTCTGGGTCTCGCCATCACCAGGCAGGCCATCGAACGCCATGGCGGGCGCGTGCATGCGTCATTGCCGGAGGCGGGTGGCCTGGCGATCACCCTGGAGCTTCCCAGACAGCCCAGATCTTTCGGTCGGGATTTTACCTAA